One Vibrio sp. CDRSL-10 TSBA genomic region harbors:
- the ribA gene encoding GTP cyclohydrolase II, with protein sequence MHTITSMHPVMIQVSADMAEVRARVDFKVGAKSNIDAEILSFRGLKTDKEHVAVIFKSADKNQEVPLVRMHSECLTGDVFHSSRCDCGEQLEETINKMGEHGGIILYLRQEGRGIGLYNKIDAYRLQSEGMNTYEANNHLGFGDDLRDFSEAAQMLQALNVEKIRLVTNNPKKVRELKEYGIDIVEVVHTAAHIKSGNENYLRAKVSHGKHQLKW encoded by the coding sequence ATGCATACAATAACAAGCATGCATCCAGTGATGATTCAGGTGAGTGCAGATATGGCGGAAGTAAGAGCCAGAGTTGATTTTAAAGTAGGTGCGAAGAGCAATATTGATGCAGAAATCCTCTCTTTCAGAGGGTTGAAGACCGATAAAGAGCATGTCGCTGTTATTTTCAAATCAGCAGATAAAAATCAAGAAGTTCCTTTAGTGCGCATGCACTCAGAGTGTCTGACCGGCGATGTTTTCCATTCGTCGCGTTGTGATTGTGGCGAGCAGCTGGAAGAAACCATTAATAAGATGGGCGAGCATGGCGGGATTATTTTATACCTGCGGCAGGAAGGTCGTGGTATCGGTTTATATAATAAAATCGATGCGTACCGTCTGCAGAGTGAAGGTATGAACACTTATGAAGCTAACAACCATCTCGGTTTCGGCGATGATCTGCGTGATTTCAGTGAAGCTGCACAAATGCTGCAGGCTTTAAACGTAGAAAAGATCCGTCTGGTGACCAACAATCCGAAAAAAGTACGTGAACTGAAAGAGTATGGTATCGACATTGTGGAAGTGGTGCACACTGCAGCCCATATTAAGTCAGGCAATGAGAATTACCTGCGTGCCAAAGTCTCTCATGGCAAGCATCAGCTCAAGTGGTAG
- a CDS encoding imelysin family protein, translated as MKVKSLLVQSIAASLALSSAASFAAVTQDQVVEHYADVAHAVFADALVTAKNLNQSIDAFLAEPSEAQLQQVKQAWLQARVPYQQSEVFRFGNAVVDDWEGQLNAWPLDEGLIDYVADDYQYELGNAGASANIVANKSLTIGATTIDVAEITPELIASLNELGGSEANVASGYHAIEFLLWGQDLHGTQPGAGERPYTDYVQGSECTHGNCDRRAQYLKASAQLLVQDLEWMEKQWSADEKGNYRQELLADSAQNGLRKMLFGMGSLSLGELAGERMKVALEANSTEDEHDCFSDNTHNSHFYNEQGIYNVYTGTYARVDGSTLKGASILDLVAQQDGQAAKEIMQQFDAARDQVGELVTSAEKNNQHFDQLIAADNPQGNALVNKAIASLVAQTASIERAANVIGIDNLNPDTADHEFLSQ; from the coding sequence ATGAAAGTTAAGTCACTTTTAGTCCAATCTATTGCAGCCTCTTTGGCCCTCTCTTCTGCGGCCAGTTTCGCGGCTGTGACTCAGGACCAGGTCGTTGAACATTACGCAGACGTCGCCCACGCCGTGTTCGCGGATGCTCTGGTTACTGCGAAAAACCTCAATCAGTCAATCGATGCTTTTCTGGCCGAGCCTTCTGAAGCTCAACTACAACAAGTCAAACAAGCCTGGTTACAAGCGCGTGTGCCATACCAACAATCTGAAGTTTTTCGTTTTGGTAACGCGGTTGTCGACGACTGGGAAGGTCAACTGAATGCCTGGCCGTTGGACGAAGGTCTGATCGATTACGTCGCGGATGATTACCAGTACGAACTGGGCAACGCGGGCGCAAGTGCCAATATCGTGGCCAACAAGAGTCTGACGATTGGCGCGACGACAATTGATGTGGCTGAAATTACTCCTGAGCTGATTGCCAGCCTGAATGAACTGGGTGGTTCAGAAGCGAACGTGGCTTCCGGCTATCACGCGATTGAATTCCTGCTGTGGGGACAAGATCTTCATGGCACGCAGCCAGGTGCGGGCGAACGTCCGTATACGGATTATGTACAGGGCAGCGAATGTACTCATGGCAACTGTGACCGCCGCGCGCAATATCTGAAAGCATCTGCTCAACTGCTGGTCCAGGATCTGGAGTGGATGGAAAAGCAGTGGTCTGCGGATGAGAAAGGTAACTACCGTCAGGAACTTCTTGCTGATTCTGCACAAAACGGCCTGCGTAAGATGTTGTTTGGCATGGGTTCACTGTCATTGGGTGAACTGGCTGGCGAACGCATGAAGGTCGCTCTGGAAGCGAACTCTACAGAAGATGAGCATGACTGTTTCTCTGATAACACTCACAACTCTCACTTCTACAATGAGCAGGGCATTTACAACGTTTATACCGGTACTTACGCTCGCGTTGACGGTTCAACGTTAAAAGGGGCGTCGATCCTTGATCTTGTTGCCCAGCAAGACGGCCAAGCCGCCAAAGAGATCATGCAGCAGTTTGACGCTGCACGCGATCAGGTTGGCGAACTGGTGACATCAGCAGAGAAAAACAATCAACACTTTGATCAACTGATTGCTGCCGATAATCCACAAGGTAATGCTCTGGTTAATAAAGCCATTGCCTCTTTGGTTGCACAGACCGCATCTATTGAGCGAGCCGCGAATGTCATTGGCATTGATAACCTGAATCCGGACACCGCTGATCACGAGTTTCTGAGCCAGTAG
- a CDS encoding imelysin family protein has product MTLKSITPVALALLVSACQSNGSGQGQPQQTNHISQPVYLAEYQAAYRFKNEAEQLQRAMNNFCGSVDLSDGKLSVSDDQANISGEQVNRSNEQVYSSNEQLKQQWHSTMLAWMALQGQERGPAAALEQSWNVQFWPDKKNTTGRKMQALLKQNQSWSSADIAQQSVTVQGLGALEWALYDSQSPLMSAPEKACPAVTAISENLATKAAIIEQAWQQNPWTKMDEPTWQSAYIALLSNQLEYSMSKMSRPLANIGQPRPYFSESWRSKTSMLNLKANIEAMQTLYLSSLDGELRARKLDDLADRVKTQYANLVSTWPQNPSLFDMLQSKDGYRDVLSQYNKLEQLKYLLHDEVAVELGVVIGFNSSDGD; this is encoded by the coding sequence ATGACATTGAAATCTATAACACCGGTTGCTTTAGCACTGCTTGTCTCTGCTTGTCAGAGCAATGGCTCTGGCCAGGGACAACCGCAGCAGACCAATCATATCAGCCAGCCGGTTTACCTGGCCGAGTATCAGGCGGCTTATCGTTTTAAAAACGAAGCTGAGCAGTTACAACGGGCGATGAACAATTTTTGTGGTTCTGTTGATTTGTCTGACGGCAAGCTAAGTGTCTCTGATGACCAGGCGAATATATCCGGTGAACAGGTTAATCGTTCCAACGAACAGGTTTATAGTTCCAACGAACAATTAAAGCAGCAATGGCACAGTACCATGCTTGCCTGGATGGCGCTGCAAGGTCAGGAGCGTGGCCCGGCTGCTGCTCTTGAACAGAGCTGGAACGTTCAGTTCTGGCCGGATAAAAAGAACACCACAGGTCGTAAGATGCAGGCACTGCTAAAGCAGAACCAGAGCTGGAGCAGCGCCGATATTGCTCAGCAAAGTGTGACTGTGCAGGGATTGGGTGCTTTGGAATGGGCACTGTATGACAGCCAGTCGCCGCTGATGTCAGCGCCTGAAAAGGCTTGCCCGGCTGTAACAGCGATCAGTGAAAACCTGGCGACCAAAGCCGCTATCATTGAACAGGCCTGGCAACAAAACCCATGGACAAAAATGGATGAGCCGACCTGGCAGTCAGCGTATATTGCGCTGCTCTCAAATCAGCTTGAGTACAGCATGTCGAAAATGAGCCGCCCGCTGGCTAATATCGGTCAGCCACGACCGTATTTTTCCGAGTCCTGGCGTTCAAAAACCTCGATGCTGAATTTGAAGGCGAACATTGAAGCGATGCAGACGCTTTATCTGAGCAGCCTGGATGGTGAACTGCGTGCACGCAAACTCGATGATCTGGCGGATCGGGTCAAAACCCAGTATGCCAACCTGGTCTCGACCTGGCCACAAAATCCGAGTTTGTTTGACATGCTGCAAAGCAAAGATGGCTATCGTGATGTGTTGTCGCAATATAACAAGCTGGAACAATTAAAATATCTGCTGCATGACGAAGTCGCGGTTGAACTGGGCGTTGTAATAGGATTTAACTCAAGTGATGGTGACTGA